A window of Nocardia arthritidis genomic DNA:
GTAGGGGATAAAGGATGCCTCCGAAGAGTCGGGCCTCCGGCCCCAAGAAGACCCAGAAGTCGCGTCGCAGGGACAAGAAGAACGTCCCGCACGGCCACGCGCACATCAAGAGCACGTTCAACAACACGATCGTGTCGATCACCGACCCGGCGGGCAACGTCATCTCCTGGGCGTCGTCGGGCCACGTCGGCTTCAAGGGTTCGCGCAAGTCGACCCCGTTCGCCGCGCAGCTCGCTGCCGAGAACTGCGCCCGCAAGGCGCAGGAGCACGGCGTCAAGAAGGTCGACGTGTTCGTCAAGGGCCCGGGTTCGGGCCGCGAGACCGCGATCCGTTCGCTGCAG
This region includes:
- the rpsK gene encoding 30S ribosomal protein S11 → MPPKSRASGPKKTQKSRRRDKKNVPHGHAHIKSTFNNTIVSITDPAGNVISWASSGHVGFKGSRKSTPFAAQLAAENCARKAQEHGVKKVDVFVKGPGSGRETAIRSLQAAGLEVGTISDVTPQPHNGCRPPKRRRV